A genomic window from Mesosutterella faecium includes:
- a CDS encoding molybdopterin-dependent oxidoreductase, which produces MSTHEPISPGLTTASHWGVFRAWPQAGKIGAAALKCDRRGIPNLRAVTELPFLENRIRTPAARASFLEKRAGYTHLRGEDRWVALSWPEALDLAGSEINRIYDLYGPSAVFGHSYGWKSSGALHAPAALIRRMLALRGGYVRGENNYSNAAMRKILPYVVGQKHLRPQCLEVIAEHTERLVFWGADPEVTNEIDWFSTVHSSEPAWEKIEQRARSGALRTFAVNPVRPLSARRFASEWLPVRPGTDAALMLAMIHVLDEENLCDRDFLRTHVHGLEAFLDYVRGKDDGCPKSPDWAAPICGLPAETIARFARELAAHRTFLMLGWGPQRARFGEQFHWAGFALAAFLGQMGLPGGGVSGENHTGDGGAPESAGPWVENLPVPQSAAPCPVIPTARFADCLRHPGRTIDFNGRRCTYPMLRLMLWGGGNPFAHQPDSLGLYHAWRSQQLEAVIVCDTHWSATAKMADIVLPACTFFERNDISGVGEYSRDGIAAMHRIIPPMYDSRTDYWIFSELAERLGVGKAFTQGLDEEGWLHRLYGEAAGRARESGLTLPSFNAFWEKGWVPFPVPEKARGFVDFALFREDPERHPLPTPSGRIELFSEKIASFGYGDCPPHPAWLDPAPEDPRVRSRFPLRLVSPKSRFRLHSQLDPCPRKDRGPSDPEWLRIHPRDARARAIAQGDLVLARSPRGALLARASVTEDVMEGTVALAHGAWFEPEWVGDELLDLHGSSNTLTEDVPTSALACGNTASAFDVEVCRCREQDFPFRPFAHPLPGGPAH; this is translated from the coding sequence ATGAGCACTCACGAGCCTATTTCACCGGGACTGACCACCGCCTCGCACTGGGGCGTCTTCCGCGCCTGGCCCCAGGCGGGGAAAATCGGCGCCGCCGCCCTCAAGTGCGACCGGCGCGGAATCCCGAACCTTCGCGCGGTCACGGAGCTGCCCTTTCTTGAAAACCGGATCCGCACGCCCGCCGCACGGGCCTCCTTTCTGGAAAAGCGGGCCGGCTACACCCACCTGCGGGGCGAGGACCGCTGGGTGGCGCTCTCCTGGCCCGAGGCGCTTGATCTGGCCGGCTCCGAGATCAACCGGATCTATGACCTCTACGGCCCCTCGGCCGTCTTCGGGCACTCCTACGGCTGGAAGTCCTCAGGGGCGCTGCACGCCCCGGCCGCCCTCATCCGGCGGATGCTCGCCCTGCGGGGCGGGTACGTGAGGGGCGAGAACAACTACTCGAACGCCGCGATGCGGAAAATCCTCCCTTACGTCGTGGGCCAGAAGCACCTGCGGCCGCAGTGCCTCGAGGTGATCGCGGAGCACACCGAGCGGCTCGTCTTCTGGGGGGCGGACCCCGAGGTCACAAACGAGATCGACTGGTTTTCGACGGTACACTCGTCCGAACCGGCCTGGGAAAAGATCGAGCAGAGGGCCCGCTCGGGGGCCCTGCGCACTTTTGCCGTGAACCCTGTGCGGCCGCTTTCGGCCCGGCGCTTTGCCTCCGAGTGGCTGCCCGTGAGGCCCGGAACCGACGCCGCGCTGATGCTCGCGATGATCCACGTGCTCGACGAAGAGAACCTCTGCGACCGGGATTTTCTCCGCACCCACGTGCACGGGCTCGAGGCTTTCCTCGACTACGTGCGGGGCAAAGACGACGGCTGCCCGAAGAGCCCGGACTGGGCCGCTCCGATCTGCGGCCTCCCCGCGGAGACGATCGCGCGGTTCGCCCGCGAGCTCGCCGCCCACAGGACCTTCCTGATGCTCGGCTGGGGGCCGCAGCGGGCGCGCTTTGGCGAGCAGTTCCACTGGGCGGGCTTTGCCCTTGCCGCCTTCCTGGGGCAGATGGGGCTGCCGGGCGGCGGCGTCTCGGGCGAGAACCACACGGGCGACGGCGGCGCTCCGGAAAGCGCCGGCCCCTGGGTCGAGAACCTCCCGGTCCCCCAAAGCGCCGCGCCCTGCCCCGTGATCCCAACCGCGCGCTTCGCCGACTGCCTGCGGCACCCGGGCCGCACGATCGACTTCAACGGGCGGCGCTGCACCTACCCCATGCTGCGGCTCATGCTCTGGGGCGGGGGGAACCCCTTCGCCCACCAGCCCGACTCGCTCGGGCTCTACCACGCCTGGCGCTCCCAGCAGCTCGAGGCCGTGATCGTCTGCGACACGCACTGGAGCGCGACCGCCAAAATGGCCGACATCGTGCTCCCCGCCTGCACGTTCTTCGAGCGAAACGACATTTCGGGCGTGGGCGAGTACTCGAGGGACGGGATCGCCGCGATGCACCGGATCATCCCCCCGATGTACGACTCGCGCACCGACTACTGGATTTTCTCCGAGCTCGCGGAAAGGCTGGGCGTGGGGAAGGCCTTCACCCAAGGGCTGGATGAAGAGGGGTGGCTGCATCGTCTCTACGGGGAGGCGGCCGGCCGGGCCCGGGAAAGCGGGCTCACGCTCCCCTCCTTCAACGCGTTCTGGGAAAAGGGCTGGGTCCCCTTCCCGGTTCCGGAGAAAGCCCGCGGCTTCGTCGACTTCGCCCTCTTCCGCGAGGACCCGGAGCGGCACCCACTGCCCACGCCTTCCGGGCGCATCGAGCTCTTTTCGGAAAAGATCGCCTCCTTCGGCTACGGGGACTGCCCGCCGCACCCCGCCTGGCTCGACCCCGCCCCGGAGGATCCCCGCGTGCGGAGCCGCTTTCCGCTGCGGCTCGTGAGCCCGAAGAGCCGCTTCAGGCTGCACAGCCAGCTCGATCCCTGCCCGAGAAAGGACCGGGGGCCCTCGGACCCCGAGTGGCTGCGGATCCACCCGCGGGACGCCCGCGCCCGCGCCATCGCCCAGGGCGACCTCGTGCTCGCCCGCAGCCCCCGCGGCGCCCTTCTCGCCCGGGCCTCGGTCACGGAGGACGTGATGGAGGGCACGGTCGCGCTCGCGCACGGCGCGTGGTTCGAGCCGGAGTGGGTGGGCGACGAGCTCCTTGACCTCCACGGCTCCTCCAACACGCTCACGGAGGACGTCCCCACCTCGGCGCTTGCCTGCGGGAACACCGCCTCGGCCTTCGATGTCGAAGTCTGCCGCTGCCGCGAGCAGGACTTCCCCTTCAGGCCCTTCGCTCACCCGCTCCCCGGGGGACCGGCCCACTGA